One region of Brassica napus cultivar Da-Ae chromosome A10, Da-Ae, whole genome shotgun sequence genomic DNA includes:
- the LOC106419259 gene encoding thioredoxin-like protein YLS8: MSYLLPHLHSGWAVDQAILAEEERLVVIRFGHDWDETCMQMDEVLASVAETIKNFAVIYLVDITEVPDFNTMYELYDPSTVMFFFRNKHIMIDLGTGNNNKINWAMKDKQEFIDIIETVFRGARKGRGLVIAPKDYSTKYRY; this comes from the exons ATGTCGTATCTTCTACCGCATCTTCACTCCGGCTGGGCTGTCGATCAGGCGATTCTAGCCGAGGAAGAGCGTCTCGTCGTCATACGTTTCGGCCATGATTGGGATGAGACTTGTATGCAG atgGATGAGGTGCTTGCGTCTGTTGCTGAGACGATAAAGAACTTTGCGGTGATATATCTGGTGGACATCACCGAGGTTCCAGACTTCAACACCATGTACGAGCTCTACGATCCTTCCACGGTGATGTTCTTCTTTAGGAACAAGCACATTATGATCGATCTTGGGACTGGAAACAACAACAAGATCAATTGGGCTATGAAGGACAAGCAGGAGTTTATCGATATCATTGAAACCGTCTTCCgtggtgcaaggaaaggtcgTGGGCTGGTGATTGCTCCTAAAGATTACTCTACCAAATACCGTTACTAA
- the LOC106419256 gene encoding porphobilinogen deaminase, chloroplastic, with protein sequence MEFASSSLCQAHKVALTRQPSPPVNSCSLGSVSVIGFSLPQISSPSLAKCRRKQSSFSSVRACVAVEQKTRTAIIRIGTRGSPLALAQAYETRAKLQAKHPELTEDGAIHIEIIKTTGDKILSQPLADIGGKGLFTKEIDEALINGHIDIAVHSMKDVPTYLPEKTVLPCNLVREDVRDAFICLTAASLADLPAGSVVGTASLRRKSQILHKYPSLSVEENFRGNVQTRLSKLQGGKVHATLLALAGLKRLSMTENVASILSLDEMLPAVAQGAIGIACRTDDDKMANYLASLNHEETRLAVACERAFLETLDGSCRTPIAGYAAKDEEGNCYFRGLVASPDGTKVLETSRKGPYVFEDMVKMGKDAGQELLSRAGPGFFGN encoded by the exons ATGGAGTTCGCTTCTTCCTCTCTCTGTCAAGCTCACAAGGTCGCTCTCACGCGTCAACCTTCTCCCCCGGTCAACTCCTGCTCCCTCGGTTCCGTCTCCGTCATCGGATTCTCTCTTCCGCAGATCAGCTCCCCTTCCCTAGCTAAATGTCGCCGAAAGCAGAGCTCTTTTAGCTCCGTGAGAGCTTGTGTTGCCGTGGAACAGAAGACACGAACTGCTATCATCAGAATTGGCACACGTGGAAG TCCGTTAGCACTTGCTCAAGCGTACGAGACACGAGCTAAGCTCCAGGCGAAACACCCTGAGCTCACTGAGGACGGAGCTATCCACATCGAGATTATTAAGACAACTGGTGACAAGATTCTCTCTCAGCCGCTTGCTGATATCGGTGGGAAAGGGCTTTTCACCAAAGAGATTGACGAGGCTTTGATTAATGGTCATATCGATATAGCTGTTCATTCCATGAAGGATGTGCCGACTTATCTACCGGAGAAGACGGTTTTGCCTTGTAACCTTGTGCGTGAGGACGTCAGAGATGCTTTTATTTGTTTGACTGCAGCTTCTCTAGCTGATCTTCCAGCTGGAAGCGTTGTGGGAACAGCTTCTCTTAGGAGAAAGTCGCAGATACTCCACAAGTATCCTTCATTAAGT GTTGAGGAAAACTTTAGGGGTAATGTGCAGACAAGACTATCAAAACTTCAAGGAGGAAAAGTTCACGCAACGCTGTTAGCACTTGCTGGTCTCAAGAGGTTGAGTATGACAGAGAATGTCGCCTCTATTTTATCTCTCGATGAAATGCTTCCAGCTGTTGCTCAAGGAGCAATCGGAATTGCCTGCAGAACTGATGATGATAAAATG GCAAACTACTTAGCCTCATTGAACCACGAGGAAACGAGACTAGCGGTAGCATGCGAGAGAGCGTTTCTTGAAACGCTGGATGGCTCATGCCGTACTCCTATTGCTGGATACGCTGCCAAGGACGAAGAAGGCAACTGCTATTTCAGAGGGTTGGTCGCATCCCCTGACGGTACTAAAG TTCTTGAGACCTCAAGAAAAGGTCCGTATGTGTTTGAGGACATGGTAAAGATGGGAAAAGACGCTGGGCAGGAACTGCTTTCGCGTGCTGGTCCAGGCTTCTTTGGCAACTAA
- the LOC106419258 gene encoding uncharacterized protein LOC106419258, which yields MAFAKMFFLFSKFQQGVGVLAKSTTFAKNPRQLQYEADINKLFMFTSYNRLGRDAEEADAEEIIEMAGKATLSEQQKQVQENVHCQLENFCASMDEILLLNNDKTEELKADNVPTADKPLVPETKPLKLAEVSKLLKDRIGYTLEIKKSLIPHKEAGQGCFIEGEADVGALLAFYPGVIYPPGYPNVDAQNSYLITRYDGMVINAQPWGRGGESRQVWNGSSTKPEVRTDANVEAVLEMRNPLAFGHFLNHPGKDMDPNVMVCPYDFPLSEKRMRAYIPNVALGDAPILKTLVLVATRALCNEELMLNYRLSNSERRPEWFTPVDEEEDGRRCN from the exons ATGGCGTTTgctaaaatgttttttcttttcagcAAATTTCAGCAG GGTGTTGGTGTTCTAGCAAAGAGTACCACTTTCGCCAAGAATCCACGGCAATTGCAATACGAAGCTGACATTAACAAGCTTTTTATGTTTACAAG TTATAATCGTTTGGGACGAGATGCTGAGGAGGCTGATGCAGAAGAGATCATTGAGATGGCTGGTAAAGCTACTTTATCTGAGCAACAGAAGCAAGTGCAAGAGAACGTTCACTGCCAGCTCGAAAACTTTTGTGCTTCCATGGACGAGATTCTTCTTCTTAATAACGACAAAACAGAGGAACTAAAAGCTGATAATGTTCCAACTGCAGACAAGCCAT TGGTTCCTGAGACTAAGCCGCTTAAACTCGCCGAAGTCTCGAAGCTATTGAAGGATCGAATTGGGTACACACTCGAGATTAAAAAGTCCTTGATACCTCACAAAGAGGCCGGCCAAGGTTGTTTCATAGAAGGTGAAGCAGATGTGGGAGCTCTCTTGGCCTTCTACCCTGGTGTGATTTATCCTCCCGGGTATCCAAATGTTGATGCACAGAACTCATATCTGATCACTAGGTATGATGGGATGGTGATAAATGCTCAGCCTTGGGGACGTGGAGGAGAGTCACGGCAAGTATGGAACGGCTCTTCCACAAAGCCTGAGGTTAGAACAGATGCTAATGTAGAAGCTGTTCTTGAAATGAGAAACCCGTTGGCGTTTGGTCATTTCTTGAATCACCCGGGTAAAGATATGGATCCTAATGTCATGGTTTGTCCGTATGACTTCCCTTTGTCAGAGAAGAGGATGCGAGCTTACATCCCAAATGTAGCTTTAGGTGATGCTCCTATACTGAAGACGCTTGTTCTAGTGGCTACAAGAGCGTTGTGCAATGAAGAGTTGATGCTGAATTACAGACTGAGTAACTCCGAGAGAAGACCAGAGTGGTTTACTCCGGttgatgaagaggaagatggACGGAGATGTAACTAA
- the LOC106419254 gene encoding serine carboxypeptidase-like 35: MKKNALWLLLVLMLPAIACSRKPEKKVTVSSGRKEEDLVTGLPGQPPVNFRHYAGYVDLGPRQKQKSLFYWFFEAQHNSSGRPLVLWLNGGPGCSSVAYGAAQELGPFLVRTNGGNLTFNDFSWNKEANMLFLEAPVGVGFSYTNNSVDLGKLGDHVTAEDSLDFLINWFTKFPEFRSSDFYLTGESYAGHYVPQLAEVIYDRNKKVPIDSRINLKGFMIGNAAINEETDMAGLVDYAWSHAIVSDELHSNLHSTCGLDEEQTSNTTIQCYENIKAFMEAYNDIDIYSIYTPVCLSSDSSSSSSQRRPKLVVSPSLFTYHDMWDKFPASGYDPCTEAYTENYFNRKDVQVALHANVTNLPYPYTPCSGVIRRWGEAPSTVLPIIQKLLKGGLRIWIYSGDTDGRVPVTSTRYSIKKMGSKVELPWRSWFHESQVAGWVETYAGGLTFATVRGAGHQVPVFAPAQSLTLFSHFLSSTPLPSKRF; encoded by the exons ATGAAGAAGAACGCACTATGGCTACTCCTCGTTCTCATGTTGCCGGCGATAGCCTGCAGTAGGAAACCGGAGAAGAAGGTAACGGTCTCGTCGGGAAGGAAGGAGGAAGACCTTGTGACTGGTTTGCCCGGTCAACCACCGGTTAACTTCCGACATTACGCCGGTTATGTCGATCTAGGGCCTCGACAGAAGCAAAAGTCACTTTTCTATTGGTTCTTCGAAGCCCAACACAACTCTTCTGGTCGTCCTCTCGTCCTTTGGCTCAACGGAG GACCGGGTTGCTCATCGGTAGCTTATGGAGCTGCACAAGAACTAGGCCCTTTCCTTGTTCGCACCAACGGTGGCAACCTTACCTTCAATGACTTCTCTTGGAACAAAG aggcCAATATGTTGTTCTTGGAAGCACCGGTAGGGGTTGGATTCTCGTATACCAATAACTCAGTGGATCTTGGAAAGCTTGGGGATCACGTAACTGCAGAGGACTCACTTGATTTCTTGATCAACTGGTTCACGAAATTTCCCGAGTTCCGGTCCAGTGATTTTTACCTCACCGGAGAGAGTTACGCCG GTCACTATGTTCCTCAGCTTGCAGAGGTCATTTACGACAGGAACAAGAAGGTTCCAATAGACTCTCGCATCAATCTCAAGGGTTTCATG ATCGGGAACGCGGCGATCAACGAGGAGACAGACATGGCAGGACTCGTGGACTACGCATGGAGCCACGCTATAGTATCTGACGAGCTCCATAGTAACCTTCACAGCACGTGCGGTCTTGATGAAGAGCAAACGAGCAACACGACCATACAATGCTACGAAAACATCAAAGCTTTCATGGAAGCTTACAACGACATCGATATATACAGCATCTATACTCCCGTTTGCCTCTCCTCTGAttcgtcatcttcttcttctcaaagaAGACCTAAACTCGTCGTGTCTCCTAGTCTCTTTACTTATCAC GACATGTGGGATAAGTTTCCTGCTTCCGGGTACGATCCATGCACAGAAGCCTATACCGAAAACTATTTTAACCGGAAAGATGTGCAGGTTGCTCTCCATGCAAACGTTACAAACCTTCCTTATCCATACACTCCTTGCAG CGGGGTCATAAGGAGATGGGGTGAGGCTCCATCCACCGTGCTTCCCATCATCCAGAAGCTTTTGAAGGGTGGCCTCCGCATCTGGATCTATAG TGGCGATACTGATGGGAGAGTTCCAGTGACATCTACACGTTATAGCATAAAGAAGATGGGATCTAAGGTGGAGTTACCGTGGAGGTCGTGGTTCCACGAGAGTCAAGTGGCTGGATGGGTTGAGACTTACGCCGGAGGACTAACTTTTGCTACTGTTAGAGGAGCTGGTCATCAGGTTCCGGTCTTTGCTCCGGCACAGTCTCTCACCTTGTTCTCTCACTTCCTTTCTTCCACCCCGTTGCCTTCAAAACGCTTCTGA
- the LOC106419255 gene encoding serine carboxypeptidase-like 35 has protein sequence MEKNALWLLCVLVLPVIACGNKEDDLVTGLPGQPPVNFRHYSGYVNLGPRQKQKSLFYWFFEAQQNTARRPLVLWLNGGPGCSAIATGAAQELGPFLVHTKGGNLTFNEFSWNKEANILFLEAPVGVGFSYSNNSTDLQNLGDQVTAEDSLVFLINWFKKFPEFRSNEFYITGESYAGHYVPQLAEVIHDRNKKVTRDSRINLKGIMIGNPVINEATDAAGIVDYAWSHALISDEVHKLIHDSCRFGDKLTAQCNKSFTAFTAYAAINIYSIYTPVCFSSSPSSKNHTRVMSDHNLLTSQNIWGRLPYAYDPCTPHYAEKYFNRKDVQVALHANVTNLPYPYTACSSVIKWTEAPTTVIPIIQKLLKGGLRIWIYSGDTDGRLPVTSTRYSLRKMRLKVESPWRSWFHKSEVAGWVETYAGGLTFVTVRGAGHQVPLFAPAQSLTLFSHFLASLPLPSSRF, from the exons ATGGAGAAGAACGCACTCTGGCTGCTGTGCGTTCTGGTGTTGCCGGTGATAGCCTGTGGTAATAAGGAGGATGACCTGGTTACCGGTTTACCGGGTCAACCACCGGTTAACTTCAGACATTACTCCGGGTACGTGAATCTCGGGCCTCGACAGAAGCAGAAGTCACTTTTCTACTGGTTCTTCGAAGCTCAGCAAAACACCGCTCGCCGTCCTCTAGTCCTCTGGCTCAACGGAG GACCTGGTTGCTCAGCGATCGCCACTGGTGCTGCGCAAGAACTAGGCCCGTTTCTGGTCCATACCAAAGGTGGCAACCTCACCTTCAATGAATTCTCTTGGAACAAAG AGGCCAATATCTTGTTCTTGGAAGCACCGGTAGGCGTTGGGTTTTCGTACAGCAATAACTCAACTGATCTTCAAAACCTAGGAGATCAAGTTACTGCAGAGGATTCTCTTGTGTTTTTGATCAACTGGTTCAAGAAATTCCCCGAGTTTCGTTCAAACGAGTTTTACATCACCGGAGAGAGTTATGCAG gtcACTATGTTCCTCAGCTTGCGGAGGTCATTCACGACAGGAACAAGAAGGTTACAAGAGATTCTCGCATCAATCTCAAGGGAATCATG ATTGGAAACCCAGTGATCAATGAAGCGACCGACGCTGCAGGAATAGTTGACTACGCGTGGAGCCACGCCTTGATATCGGACGAGGTTCATAAACTCATTCACGACTCGTGCCGTTTTGGAGATAAACTAACGGCACAATGCAACAAAAGTTTCACAGCGTTTACAGCTTACGCTGCGATCAATATATACAGCATCTACACTCCCGTTTGCTTCTCCTCCTCGCCATCTTCTAAAAACCATACGCGTGTTATGTCTGATCATAATCTCCTCACTTCACAA AATATCTGGGGTAGGTTACCTTACGCGTACGACCCGTGCACACCACACTATGCCGAGAAATATTTCAATAGGAAAGATGTGCAGGTCGCACTTCACGCAAACGTCACAAACTTACCTTACCCGTACACAGCTTGCAG TTCGGTGATAAAATGGACTGAAGCTCCGACCACCGTGATTCCCATCATCCAAAAGCTCTTGAAGGGTGGCCTCCGCATTTGGATCTATAG CGGAGATACGGATGGGAGACTTCCAGTAACATCTACGCGTTATAGCTTAAGGAAGATGAGACTTAAGGTGGAGTCACCGTGGAGGTCATGGTTCCACAAGAGTGAAGTGGCTGGATGGGTTGAGACTTACGCAGGAGGACTAACTTTTGTCACCGTGAGAGGCGCTGGTCATCAGGTTCCGCTCTTTGCTCCGGCGCAATCCCTCACCTTATTCTCACACTTTCTCGCTTCCCTCCCATTGCCTTCTTCTCGTTTCTAA
- the LOC106419229 gene encoding uncharacterized protein At5g23160-like → MAKTDKRSRERNGPSSYFLGCFGFSRKIYSDKGMVETDKGGEMNTKMKKKNKKPSRWLLCSKFRSKNREIKPAPIEETEKQTLSVEHETDKKKLVPLISRTADDKTALNHETRETKPKDLQVVTTDRSKPTEPSSRRDTCPERISNSTRYGKLDMKPSREKNGPRVEKFDPVIGISVIVLTLVIMLVWGRLCAILCTSAWCYFLPRLRDAAALAKRKRSGSDGSSCVPDLNSESYKRKVVMDGFLGRQNRVSLS, encoded by the exons ATGGCGAAAACCGATAAGAGATCCCGAGAAAGAAACGGGCCTTCTTCGTATTTTCTAGGATGTTTTGGATTTTCCCGTAAAATATACTCCGACAAGGGGATGGTTGAGACGGACAAGGGTGGTGAGATGAAtacgaagatgaagaagaagaataagaagccAAGTCGGTGGCTTCTATGTTCTAAGTTTCGCTCGAAGAACAGAGAGATCAAACCGGCGCCCATCGAGGAAACGGAGAAACAGACTTTGAGTGTGGAACATGAAACTGATAAGAAGAAACTTGTCCCGCTGATAAGTCGTACGGCTGATGATAAGACCGCCTTGAATCATGAAACAAGAGAG ACAAAACCGAAGGACTTACAAGTCGTAACTACCGACCGATCAAAACCCACTGAGCCTTCCTCCAGAAGAGACACGTGTCCTGAACGTATATCCAACTCAACCCGTTACGGGAAACTCGACATGAAACCGTCTCGGGAGAAAAACGGGCCACGGGTCGAAAAGTTTGACCCGGTGATTGGTATTTCAGTCATTGTATTGACGCTGGTGATTATGCTAGTTTGGGGTCGGCTCTGTGCGATTCTATGTACATCCGCTTGGTGTTACTTTCTGCCTCGTCTTAGAGACGCAGCCGCGTTAGCAAAACGCAAACGCAGCGGTAGCGACGGTTCTTCGTGTGTGCCTGATTTGAATTCAGAGTCGTATAAAAGAAAAGTCGTTATGGACGGGTTTCTTGGCCGGCAAAATCGCGTTTCATTGTCGTGa
- the LOC106419329 gene encoding ATP-dependent Clp protease proteolytic subunit 2, mitochondrial-like, with protein MRGLISGAKRLWTTPPPTAITTAIARRSYSVIPMVIETSSRGERAYDIFSRLLKERIICINGPINDDTSHVVVAQLLYLESENPSKPIHMYLNSPGGHVTAGLAIYDTMQYIRSPISTICLGQAASMASLLLAAGAKGQRRALPNASVMIHQPSGGYSGQAKDMTIHTKQIVRVWDALNQLYVKHTGQSIDVIEKNMDRDHFMTPEEAKAFGIIDEVIDERPLELVKDAVGGESKDKS; from the exons ATGAGGGGTCTGATCTCCGGCGCGAAGAGGCTATGGACAACACCACCGCCGACGGCGATAACCACCGCCATAGCGAGAAGAAGCTACAGCGTAATTCCAATGGTTATCGAGACTTCATCGCGTGGCGAGAGAGCTTACGACATCTTCTCGCGCCTGCTCAAGGAGCGCATAATCTGCATCAACGGCCCCATAAACGACGACACGTCACACGTCGTCGTGGCTCAGCTTCTCTACCTCGAGTCCGAGAATCCTTCGAAGCCGATTCATATGTACCTCAATTCACCAGGCGGACACGTCACCGCCG GTCTTGCGATTTACGATACTATGCAGTACATTCGATCTCCGATAAGCACGATTTGTTTAGGCCAAGCTGCGTCCATGGCTTCTCTGCTCTTGGCAGCAGGTGCCAAGGGACAGAGACGGGCACTTCCAAACGCGAGCGTCATGATTCATCAACCTTCAGGAGGATATAGTGGACAAGCTAAGGATATGACTATCCACACGAAGCAGATTGTTCGTGTTTGGGATGCTTTGAACCAGCTCTATGTGAAACACACGGGGCAATCTATTGATGTGATTGAGAAGAACATGGATAGGGATCATTTCATGACTCCTGAGGAGGCTAAAGCGTTTGGTATAATCGACGAAGTGATTGATGAGAGACCATTGGAGCTGGTGAAGGATGCTGTTGGAGGTGAAAGCAAAGATAAAAGTTAA